The nucleotide window CTACCCTTACGGATATAAAGGCAATGATATCCATATCACCGGTAAAATCGTTGGTCTGGCCGATACGTTTGATGCCATGACTACCGAACGGGTTTATCAGAAAGCGGTCGATACCTACCCGGCTTTGAAATCGTTGTTTACCTCCGAAGGTCTTTTTGAACGCAAACTCCTCGAGGAATTCGCCGTGTTGATGGGTCCGTCCGACCTGATGAAGCTCTAATTCATTCATTTTAATCTTGTGACAATTGCCTCTCATTCCCTATACTCAATGCAAAAAGTGAGGGAGTATGCAAAAAACAATCATCGCAACCAACGCCGCCCCCAAAGCAATTGCGGCCTATAATCAGGCAATAGCGGTTGAAGGGGCAAAATTGCTTTTCATCTCCGGCCAGATAGGTCTTGATCCGCAAACAATGAAAATGGTCGAAGGAGGCGTTTCAGCCGAAGCCAAACAGGTGCTTGAAAATCTCGGCGGCATCCTCAAAGCAGCCGGGGGCGGCTACGGTTCGGTCGTCAAAGCGACCATATATCTGGCCGATATAAACGATTTCGCGGCGGTCAATGAAATCTACGCCTCGTATTTTGAAAATGATCCTCCGGCGCGCGCGGCTTTTGCCGTAGCGGCTTTGCCCTTGGGCGCCCGGGTGGAAATCGAAGCGATTGCCGCGTTATAGAGCTTAATTTCCTATTCGGGATTTATCTGATATGTTTTCGAATAGAAATATTGCTGTCTATCTTTCTTGCGAAGGGATCCTGTCCGCCTTCGGAGGGTTCATCCTTCCGATTTATGTTCTCTATTTCCGCGTTTACGATATTACACTATTTGAAATCGCTATCCTGGCGGCTGTCTTTGAAGCCTCGGTATTGCTTTTCGAAATCCCCACCGGGCTTTTGGCCGATCGATTTGGCCGAAAGCTTTCGGTCAATATCGGCTTTGTGCTATTCTCTATCAGCGGTATGATTTTTATCGTGTATCGAGATTTTACCGGTTTTCTTCTTGCTGAAATTTTATTCGGCCTGGCTGAAGCCTTTATATCCGGAGCCGGCGAAGCCCTGGCGGTGGATTCGATTAAAAATGAAAATCGTGACGAAGTTATTAAACGATTGTTTTCTAACCGCGGCCGCGTCAGAATAGCAATTACTTCAGTTGCTATGATTGCCGCCGGATATTTTTACTCCCAAAATATCTCGATTACGTTCTATCCGGTTCTGTTGGGCGGTTTGGCCGGGCTGGGTTTATCATCGCTTTATAAGTCGCAGGGGAGAGGACAATTTGAAAATCCCGGATTTGCCGAACCTCTCAGGCAACTTTTCATTCACATTCGCAAACCCGGTTTTATCAAAATTACTTTCGTAACAGCTATAATTGCAAATTTTGCCTTTGAAGGCGTCGATCAATTCTGGCAGGTGCTCGCGTCGGAATCTGCTAATATTGACACAAGTTATTTCGGAATCATAACCGCCGCGGGAGCCATTCTCGCCTTTATCCTGATCGGGCCGGTAACCAAAAAACACACCGCCAATATATCTTCGCTTCTTAATATTCTCCTCCTGGCCGGATTGATTATTTATTTTATGCCCCTTGCTCCGGCCCTGATTTTGGCAGCAATGATTACTTTGTTCTTTGTCATTAAGGAAATAGTCGCGTCTCTGTTTTCGGTGTCGATTAATATCTCGATAGGGTCCATCGGGAGGGCCACGTTTTTGTCGGGATTTAATATGGCTTGCTCCACCGGGGAAGTTTTTTCTGGGATTTTGATTGGCTTTATCGCTTCAAAGTTGGGACTTGAAGGCGTCTTTATGATTTGCGGAGCCGTCCTGATATTCTTCGTCCTGCCGTCGATCGCGAAGTTATATATTTCGCGCAAAGAACAAAAAAATCATTAGAAAATTCAAGATAGCTCACTCTATTTTCCGCCCCGAATTATTTGCTGAAAAACCACTTGACAAAAACAATTTTTTGTCTTTTTTAACAGCTTAATTTGAGGCCGGTATGTGAAATTCGTCACATAGACAATATAGT belongs to Candidatus Zixiibacteriota bacterium and includes:
- a CDS encoding Rid family detoxifying hydrolase, with the protein product MQKTIIATNAAPKAIAAYNQAIAVEGAKLLFISGQIGLDPQTMKMVEGGVSAEAKQVLENLGGILKAAGGGYGSVVKATIYLADINDFAAVNEIYASYFENDPPARAAFAVAALPLGARVEIEAIAAL
- a CDS encoding MFS transporter, which produces MFSNRNIAVYLSCEGILSAFGGFILPIYVLYFRVYDITLFEIAILAAVFEASVLLFEIPTGLLADRFGRKLSVNIGFVLFSISGMIFIVYRDFTGFLLAEILFGLAEAFISGAGEALAVDSIKNENRDEVIKRLFSNRGRVRIAITSVAMIAAGYFYSQNISITFYPVLLGGLAGLGLSSLYKSQGRGQFENPGFAEPLRQLFIHIRKPGFIKITFVTAIIANFAFEGVDQFWQVLASESANIDTSYFGIITAAGAILAFILIGPVTKKHTANISSLLNILLLAGLIIYFMPLAPALILAAMITLFFVIKEIVASLFSVSINISIGSIGRATFLSGFNMACSTGEVFSGILIGFIASKLGLEGVFMICGAVLIFFVLPSIAKLYISRKEQKNH